Proteins encoded by one window of Cuniculiplasma divulgatum:
- a CDS encoding MFS transporter: protein MENEIYDKKYANFVMILLAMIIVAVMYVEGMLTPSLPSIAEGFGVTVGQVSLVLSTYLITGVALSPIVGKLGDIYGKKKMMGMVMLIYAAAVSVTGFSPNFTFMVISRAVQGVGLTIMPLGMALIREEFPRDMVPKAQALISGMFGAGFAISLPLGSLISDTYGWRWTYHSAIPFIVILAILTIVKVKESRYRRPEVKVDYIGAIALATPLTLIVLALSEGSQWGWTSPLTLGMSILGVFLFVPMFLYEARYHRKGGEAIFDLKLLSNRNVLVTNVTLTIAGLGMYLSMQALSYKFETPAPYGFGLSILDTGLSMVSFALGMIVFSVVTGKVISRFGIKPLAIIGSIVSGLGFFLLAMAPGYDMTLIDEFIIGSGMSVMNASLINLLVLSVEAKNMGLATSMNSTFRYLGSSVGAPIAGAVLSAFVVTSAVSSTVSFSFPTNTAYFYAFLIGGVSFIVSAFLVIFAREILGKRSVGTEVAEGLKHVAKGETGFVESAGQSE, encoded by the coding sequence GTGGAAAATGAAATTTATGATAAAAAATATGCTAACTTTGTTATGATTCTTCTCGCAATGATTATAGTTGCGGTAATGTATGTTGAGGGAATGCTAACACCATCATTACCATCAATTGCAGAGGGATTTGGCGTAACCGTAGGTCAGGTAAGTCTTGTTCTGTCCACATATCTGATAACTGGAGTTGCACTTAGTCCAATCGTTGGAAAGCTTGGGGATATATATGGAAAAAAGAAGATGATGGGTATGGTAATGCTCATATACGCAGCAGCAGTTTCGGTAACGGGTTTTTCCCCCAATTTCACATTTATGGTTATTTCCAGGGCGGTACAGGGTGTAGGACTTACGATTATGCCTCTGGGTATGGCACTCATTAGGGAGGAGTTTCCAAGAGATATGGTGCCAAAAGCTCAGGCACTGATAAGCGGTATGTTTGGAGCAGGATTTGCAATCAGCCTTCCACTTGGTTCCCTTATCTCTGATACCTACGGATGGAGATGGACTTACCATTCTGCTATACCATTTATTGTGATCCTGGCCATACTTACAATCGTCAAGGTAAAGGAGTCAAGATATAGAAGACCAGAGGTTAAGGTAGATTACATAGGGGCCATAGCCCTTGCAACCCCGTTGACACTTATAGTACTTGCTCTTTCTGAGGGTTCTCAATGGGGCTGGACATCTCCTCTAACACTTGGAATGTCCATTCTTGGTGTATTCCTTTTCGTTCCTATGTTCCTGTATGAAGCCAGATATCACAGAAAAGGTGGCGAGGCAATATTTGATCTTAAACTCCTGTCAAATAGGAATGTACTGGTTACCAACGTCACACTTACAATAGCCGGTCTTGGGATGTATCTTTCAATGCAGGCACTTTCATATAAATTTGAAACACCGGCACCATATGGGTTCGGGCTTTCTATTCTTGATACAGGACTATCTATGGTATCTTTTGCCCTGGGCATGATCGTATTTTCAGTAGTAACCGGAAAGGTGATCTCAAGATTTGGGATAAAGCCACTTGCCATTATAGGCTCAATTGTTTCAGGACTCGGATTCTTCCTTCTTGCAATGGCACCTGGTTATGACATGACACTGATAGATGAATTTATCATTGGTTCAGGAATGTCCGTAATGAATGCTTCACTGATAAATCTTCTAGTTCTTTCTGTTGAAGCAAAAAATATGGGACTTGCAACATCAATGAACAGTACATTCAGGTACCTTGGAAGCAGTGTAGGGGCACCAATAGCAGGAGCAGTACTTTCTGCATTTGTGGTGACATCTGCTGTCAGCAGTACTGTAAGTTTCTCTTTTCCAACAAATACAGCGTATTTCTATGCGTTCCTAATTGGTGGTGTATCTTTCATTGTATCAGCATTTCTGGTTATATTTGCCAGGGAAATACTCGGTAAACGTTCTGTTGGAACAGAAGTAGCGGAGGGGTTAAAGCATGTTGCAAAAGGGGAAACCGGCTTTGTAGAATCTGCAGGGCAGTCAGAGTAA
- a CDS encoding MarR family winged helix-turn-helix transcriptional regulator, protein MNIESIENALEGLTYELMLYREEIMKKENLSFTGFFVLSTLSKGGRMKSSDLALRLGVTKPSISHIIDNLESKGLVIRQYGMDDRRAIYIDLSVKGKLMLEKLYNVKSMALKAMGEMDQQTIEGFLQFVNMLAKNVHEIRERSD, encoded by the coding sequence GTGAACATTGAAAGCATTGAAAATGCATTAGAGGGATTGACCTATGAACTGATGCTTTACAGGGAAGAAATCATGAAGAAAGAGAATCTTTCCTTTACGGGATTCTTCGTTCTTTCAACTCTTTCAAAGGGCGGAAGAATGAAATCTTCTGATCTGGCACTTAGACTGGGTGTCACAAAACCATCCATATCGCACATAATTGATAATCTTGAAAGTAAAGGCCTGGTTATCAGGCAGTATGGAATGGATGACAGGAGAGCAATATATATAGACCTATCAGTAAAAGGTAAACTCATGCTTGAAAAGCTATACAATGTAAAGTCAATGGCTCTTAAGGCTATGGGAGAGATGGATCAGCAAACAATAGAAGGTTTCCTGCAATTTGTAAATATGCTGGCCAAAAATGTTCATGAAATTAGAGAGAGAAGTGATTAA
- a CDS encoding O-methyltransferase: MNNEKKWENVEEFINKKVVKPSLFLSDTLEVSQREGLPSINVQAPEGKLMSILVRSINAKRALEIGVLGGYSGLWILSGMKNGKLVGLEKSEKHATIATENFIRAGYGEDVNIIVGEALTSLNNMIKEHVQAFDFILIDADKKPYLHYFERAMELSHPGTIIYIDNMVWNGEIINSENESDDNAGIKRLYDHLEIEERVEATVIQTVGSKGYDGFAVLRVL; the protein is encoded by the coding sequence ATGAACAATGAAAAGAAATGGGAAAATGTGGAGGAATTTATTAATAAGAAGGTTGTAAAACCATCATTATTTCTCTCCGACACATTAGAAGTTAGCCAGAGAGAAGGTTTACCATCAATAAATGTCCAGGCACCTGAAGGAAAACTTATGTCAATTCTTGTCAGATCGATTAACGCTAAACGGGCACTGGAAATTGGGGTTCTTGGTGGATATAGCGGATTGTGGATTCTTTCAGGAATGAAAAATGGAAAGCTCGTTGGTCTTGAAAAGAGTGAAAAACACGCCACGATAGCGACCGAAAATTTCATAAGAGCTGGATATGGGGAGGACGTTAACATAATAGTAGGTGAGGCCTTAACTTCACTCAACAATATGATCAAAGAACACGTTCAGGCATTCGATTTTATACTAATAGATGCAGACAAGAAACCCTATCTTCATTATTTTGAGAGAGCAATGGAGCTTTCACATCCTGGAACGATTATCTACATTGATAATATGGTTTGGAACGGAGAAATAATAAATTCTGAGAACGAAAGTGACGATAATGCTGGTATAAAAAGACTCTATGATCATCTTGAAATAGAGGAGAGGGTCGAAGCTACGGTAATCCAAACAGTGGGATCAAAAGGTTACGATGGATTTGCTGTTTTGAGAGTCCTGTGA